Genomic window (Drosophila sulfurigaster albostrigata strain 15112-1811.04 chromosome 2R, ASM2355843v2, whole genome shotgun sequence):
GTGATGGTCAGACTATAGTTTCCGAACTTGTTGCGCAGTGAGCGACTGGCATAGACTTGGGCATTCCAAGGATCCAGCTGACGCAGCTCAAAGAGACCTACGCAATAAAGAAGGAGCTTTAGTTATGGAAATTTTCTATTCCCTTCACATTTATTCTGCTTACCTTCTCGGTTGCCTTGGCTTATTGACATTTCGAGGCGTCCATTTGGCGTTGTAGCATCATCCGCATCCTTGCCCACAATACTAGCAATGCTCTCGTGCAGCTCGTGATACTCTGTGATAAGCACACAGCTCGTAGGCAAGCTAATCTCCGGTGCATTATCATTCTCATCTAATATGGTGATGCTAAAAGTAGAAGTATAAAGTTAGATCAGTTTcagtaattataataatttctcTCTTTACTTACAACACTTGCTTGAATGCATTACGACTCTCGCCCGCTAGGAAACCAAACTGATAGTTATCCCACGCCTCGATGACCAGATTGTACGAGTTCTTCGTCTCTCGATCGAGTTTGTCGGCCACAGTTAAGACCCCCCGTGTCAGCATCGATGGTAAATTTGCCCTGCGAACTGATCCGATCCATGAGAAACGTGATCTTGCCAAAGTCGCCAGAGTCAGCATCAGCTGCCTGTACGGTGGCTACTCTGGTCCCAGGCTCTGCACTCTCGCTGATGGTGTAATTTTTGCTGCCTCCAATAAAGTATGGGTTGTTGTCGTTCTCATCCAACACAGTAACGTAGACATCGACTAGAGCGGAACGTGGTGGCAACCCAGAGTCTGTGGCACGCACACTAAAGTTGAGCCACTGATGCTGCTCGTGATCGATCTTGTTGGCGACCACAATGGCGCCAGTTTGACCATCCAGGTGTATGAGATTTCTGTAAGCGGGATTGCCTTCCAAGGCATAGGAAATGGTACGATTTTTGTCCACATCATAGGCCAAAACATTGGCAATCATGACGCCATTGATGCTGTTCTCGGTGATGGAATGTCGATAGAAGGGCTGCCTGAATTTGGGATTGTTGTCATTCTCGTCCTGTATCTGAATGCTTAAAAAAGCTGAAGAAGAGTAGTTTAATAAGCTAgtgtttcatattttaaaaagttaacTTACCCTCCACTATTTGTCTGCCTTTGGCTGCGGCCAAATCCTCTACGGTGATGGCCAGCTTGATGTGTTCCACTTTCTCGCGATCCAGCAGCTTGATCACTCTGAGTTGTCCTTGTATTGCATCCAATTCGAAAGCGCCCAGATAATCGTACTCGCTGATCTTCACCAGACCGCCCTCCTCGTTGCGTGCCTCGGACAGTGCCGCATTTAACTTGTAGCGCAGTATGGGATTCTGGTCGGGATCTGTGGCCTGCAGTTGATATACCAAAGTACCAACGGGTGTGTTCTCAACGATTCTTAGGGCAGGCAACTCGCTTAGCAAGGGAGGCTTATTGTTCACATCTTTGATGCTGATGTTAACCGTCGCCGTGTTCATTAGTTGTGAGCTGCCCAAACCACCGTCAAGCGCAATCTTCAAAGTAAAGCAGAATTTAAAGATGTGTGGGAGCGAACTAAATATGAATTAACTTACCACATTCAGCGTGTAAAGCAAGCGCTTGCTCTCCGTTAGATCGGGATCAAGATTAGCACCCTTGGCCACATAGATGACGCCCGTTTCCGAGTTGATAATGAATTTGTCGCTGGCGCCCTGCTGTATGCGATACACGATTGCATTGTTGGGCGAAGAACCGTCGCGATCAATAGCCAGCACTTGCAGCACAGAGCTGCCACCGGGCAAGTCTTCGGGTACCGTTTTGCTGTAGAAACTCTTCTGGAAGATGGGCGGATTATCGTTGACATCCTGCACATATATGAGCACAGGCACCACGGTTGACAGCATGGGAATACCCGAGTCCCTTGCACGTATGAGCAACTCAATCTCTCGCATATCCGCATTGGCCTGACGCACATGACGGCGATTGCTGTCCACCAGCTCTTCGTAGTCAAAGTGATGCAGCGGACGCAGCAACCCGCTCTCCGGATCGATGGTGAAATTCGTGCGGTACAAACCCTCAACAATCTCGTATGTGATCTGACTGTTCTCGGTACCATTCAGATCTAGATCGCGAGCCTCCACTTGGAGTGGCGTCTCAAACTCGGCTTTGTTTTCCAGCAACTTGGCTTCGTACTGTCGCTGCAGAAAAGTGGGCGCATTGTCGTTAACATCCTGAATATCCACAATTATCTGCGCCGTGTTCCGATTGCCCTGACCGACATTATCAATGGCCTCAACGGTCAGATAATGACGAGAAATGATTTCCCGATCGAACGCTGCGCTGCCTGATGTCTTGATGGAAATAACGCCCGTTATGGAATTCAGATTTAATCtgaaacaattattttatgaaagtAAATTCGTGATAAGGATCAAAGCGTTGCTTACAAGTGCGCGATGCCGCCTCGCAGATTCGTATAGCGTATGCCCATGCTACCAAAATCTCCGGAATCCACATCCACCGCTTCTACCTTGGCAATGATCGTGCCCTGCTCGCTGTTCTCGGGCACGCCTGCATTGTAGATCGATTGTGTGAACTCGGGAAAGTTGTCGTTCTGATCTCGTATAAAGATTTGCACGTGCGCCgaactgcaaaataaattattaaaattacacttaaaAACATGGGgaatttatagaaattcaaattaccTCCAGCGACTTGGTTCATCGATCTCGCGTGCAAAAATCGTGAAATTGATCTCGACAAACTGCTCAAAATCCAGTGACTTGGAGTTTCTCACACGCAGCATAAAGTTGGCCTCATTCACCGCCAACTCGGGCACAATCTCAAACAGATCATTCGGCGGATCGAGAAACAAACGAAATGTGCCATTCTTACCCTCATCGTGATCGAAAACAACGTTCTGCACCTCGGCATCGAGAAAGTTCAGTGGCGTATTCGTCTGCGCATTCTCATTGACCTCGCAGCGATAGAGCAGCTCCCCAAAAGTGGGGATCTCATCGTTGACATCGGTCACAATGATCGTCACCTCTGTGCGCACCGTCGAAGGAACTTGTTGTGCTGCCTCTGGCGATTTGGACAGTTCTGTAGCAGTAATCCTCAATATGTGAGCACCATTCACATGATCGCTTTCCTCCTCACGATCCAGTACTGTCAAGGTGTAAACGACTCCCGTGTGACTGTCAATGTCGAAGAGATCGTTGCCATCCAGCGCATACGCAATCGGATTGTTGATACCCCGATCTCCGTCAATGGCACGCACTCGCAACACCTTTGTGCCCACCGGCGAGTCCTCGGCAATGCGTGCCACTGCCTGAACCTCGACAAACTCAGGCGGCTGATCCTCAATGTCCTTGACTTTGACTAAAATCGCCGCAGTTCCCGTGTTGATGGGTCCTTGATTCGCCCGATCAATGGCCAGCACACGCAGCTGATATAAACTCTTCGTTTCATAGTCCAATTGCCGCTGCAGTCGCAAGACGCCTTTGCCCTGATGCGTGGCTATGCTGAAGACATCATTATCCCCGTCCAGCTCCTGCAGATAGTAAACCACCTGACCGTAGGCACCCTCATCGGCATCGGTGGCCTCAA
Coding sequences:
- the LOC133838115 gene encoding LOW QUALITY PROTEIN: cadherin-23 (The sequence of the model RefSeq protein was modified relative to this genomic sequence to represent the inferred CDS: deleted 2 bases in 2 codons), encoding MHNEFEKQSKSDHKVIASMGYKKVRLKGIALIVLTTFVLSVSSNRPPRFAIDGQSEIVLRLKESPETQVGSHIYTLKGYDPDNDPLTFGKRNSHDSEIIRIENTGGNEAKVFLAKELDRETQDEYAIVLTLTDSHYSDHNYVTQSFLLLVEDINDNAPIFLPYQNAIEIPEGSAPGVISTLEATDADEGAYGQVVYYLQELDGDNDVFSIATHQGKGVLRLQRQLDYETKSLYQLRVLAIDRANQGPINTGTAAILVKVKDIEDQPPEFVEVQAVARIAEDSPVGTKVLRVRAIDGDRGINNPIAYALDGNDLFDIDSHTGVVYTLTVLDREEESDHVNGAHILRITATELSKSPEAAQQVPSTVRTEVTIIVTDVNDEIPTFGELLYRCEVNENAQTNTPLNFLDAEVQNVVFDHDEGKNGTFRLFLDPPNDLFEIVPELAVNEANFMLRVRNSKSLDFEQFVEINFTIFAREIDEPSRWSSAHVQIFIRDQNDNFPEFTQSIYNAGVPENSEQGTIIAKVEAVDVDSGDFGSMGIRYTNLRGGIAHLLNLNSITGVISIKTSGSAAFDREIISRHYLTVEAIDNVGQGNRNTAQIIVDIQDVNDNAPTFLQRQYEAKLLENKAEFETPLQVEARDLDLNGTENSQITYEIVEGLYRTNFTIDPESGLLRPLHHFDYEELVDSNRRHVRQANADMREIELLIRARDSGIPMLSTVVPVLIYVQDVNDNPPIFQKSFYSKTVPEDLPGGSSVLQVLAIDRDGSSPNNAIVYRIQQGASDKFIINSETGVIYVAKGANLDPDLTESKRLLYTLNVIALDGGLGSSQLMNTATVNISIKDVNNKPPLLSELPALRIVENTPVGTLVYQLQATDPDQNPILRYKLNAALSEARNEEGGLVKISEYDYLGAFELDAIQGQLRVIKLLDREKVEHIKLAITVEDLAAAKGRQIVEAFLSIQIQDENDNNPKFRQPFYRHSITENSINGVMIANVLAYDVDKNRTISYALEGNPAYRNLIHLDGQTGAIVVANKIDHEQHQWLNFSVRATDSGLPPRSALVDVYVTVLDENDNNPYFIGGSKNYTISESAEPGTRVATVQAADADSGDFGKITFLMDRISSQGKFTIDADTGVLTVADKLDRETKNSYNLVIEAWDNYQFGFLAGESRNAFKQVFITILDENDNAPEISLPTSCVLITEYHELHESIASIVGKDADDATTPNGRLEMSISQGNREGLFELRQLDPWNAQVYASRSLRNKFGNYSLTITTKDLGVPPNIVHNALDICVADFNDHAPVFVRPLHNTTVRVPENATVGSMILQAYASDADMGQNALVRYRLKPDPLGSYKLFDMNANTGELLLREPLNREKQKIHEIRIEAYDQGLPTSLSTDLDLIIYIRNVNDYEPQFIVNELTVNFTEHADPGSERIKLPDTIDKDEMDLDDPNEAPSQVCYFILHGNEEGYFHLDPETHVLTVERQLDRELTANFTLYVKATENCANGTLPELDMLNSPELGYQQAPKINYDRFKHSRQLRVVNVEYEMSTSSAEPDLVSYENYSEEERFAQPEQPFKLDSTVVIVQVRVLDINDNPPRFRSKIFTGGITTNADFGQRFMSVEATDPDEGANSKITYYQVGEIRQTLSEGLENVRKAPFLIDRDTGEVQLNFDPQKGMKGYFDFMVLANDSLGMRDVAHVFIYLLREDQKVRFVFRLQPDELRARIDTFRDTLGNITESIVNIDEIKVHVNKDGSVDKTKTDLYMHLVEREDNSIYEVSEVLKLIDTHIESLDELFKDLNVLDTQPAEAQLLTAGPVKGAMFVWLIFTNLFMASLLVVTLALCASQRKGYKRQLRAAKVNIFRGHSSMSMQNPHEPATRVPNTNKHSVQGSNPIWLKGYENEWFKTEETLSVGGQDSLDDNFLAVGTQDMHETLKGTAKLFNNTNDLNRHFNLYNQIDKLTNNAQILARKLETTEL